A single window of Nocardia higoensis DNA harbors:
- a CDS encoding NADH-quinone oxidoreductase subunit G — protein MTATVSSNASGLVPADLVTVVIDGVEVGVPAGTLVIRAAELIGIQIPRFCDHPLLEPVGACRQCLVEVEGQRKPVASCTQTVADGMIVHTQLSSPAAERAQQGVMELLLINHPLDCPVCDKGGECPLQNQAMSTGRPESRFEGAKRTYPKPIPLSSAVLLDRERCVLCARCTRFSQQVAGDPFIELMDRGALEQVGTARAQPFESYFSGNTVQICPVGALTGTSYRFRARPFDLVSSPSVCEHCASGCAQRTDHRRGKVLRRLAGDDPAVNEEWNCDKGRWAFTYATMRDRVTAPLLRGEDGELHPVSWSEALAAAARGLSGARGNAGVLVGGRVTEEDAYAYTKFARTVLATNDIDFRARPHSAEEADFLAARVAGQPVTVDYDSLERAPIVLLAGFEPEEESPIVYLRLRKAARRRGLAVFSLAPYASRGLGRMSGTLLATAPGTEPHLLDALLDTGALLDTGVTADMLVEGVDAETLRRAARLLREPGAVIMVGERLATVPGALSAAVRLSEETGAALAWVPRRAGERGAIDAGALPGLLPGGRPVCDARAREQVGAVWRCGELPAAPGRDTAGILASAPRLGALVVGGVEPADLPDPAAALAAIEQAPFVVSLELRRGEVTDRADVVFPVASATEKAGTFRNWEGRARSFDTVLADSTVRRTSAPLSDLRVLHALAAAMGSPLGLPDTAAARAELTTLGVWDGKPFAPPAHRAHPPTRPGPGTAVLASWRMLLDNGRMQDGEENLAGLARTPVLRLSAATADEIGAAIGDLVEATSERGRIILPLQITAMPDRVVWVPMNSPGSALNEQLAVTVGSVVRLRRVERAPGATTAREDDHV, from the coding sequence ATGACCGCCACCGTCAGCAGCAATGCCAGCGGACTGGTACCGGCCGACCTGGTGACCGTCGTCATCGACGGGGTCGAGGTCGGCGTGCCCGCGGGCACCCTGGTGATCCGCGCGGCCGAGCTGATCGGCATCCAGATCCCCCGATTCTGTGATCATCCGCTGCTCGAACCGGTCGGCGCCTGCCGCCAATGCCTGGTCGAAGTGGAGGGCCAGCGCAAGCCGGTCGCCTCCTGCACGCAGACCGTAGCCGACGGCATGATCGTGCACACCCAGCTGAGTTCCCCGGCCGCCGAACGCGCGCAGCAGGGTGTGATGGAGCTGCTGCTGATCAATCACCCGCTCGACTGTCCGGTGTGCGACAAGGGCGGCGAGTGCCCGCTGCAGAACCAGGCGATGTCCACCGGCCGCCCGGAATCGCGCTTCGAAGGCGCGAAACGCACCTATCCCAAACCCATTCCGCTGTCGAGCGCGGTGCTGCTGGACCGGGAGCGCTGCGTGCTGTGCGCCCGCTGCACCAGGTTCTCCCAGCAGGTGGCCGGTGATCCGTTCATCGAGTTGATGGACCGCGGCGCACTCGAGCAGGTCGGCACCGCCCGGGCGCAGCCGTTCGAGTCGTATTTCTCCGGCAACACCGTGCAGATCTGCCCGGTCGGCGCGCTCACCGGGACCAGCTACCGGTTCCGGGCCCGCCCGTTCGACCTGGTCTCCTCCCCGAGCGTGTGCGAGCATTGCGCCTCCGGGTGTGCGCAGCGCACCGATCACCGGCGCGGAAAAGTGCTGCGCCGGTTGGCCGGTGACGATCCCGCCGTCAACGAGGAATGGAACTGCGACAAGGGCCGCTGGGCGTTCACCTACGCGACCATGCGCGACCGCGTCACCGCTCCGCTGCTGCGCGGCGAGGACGGTGAGCTGCACCCGGTGTCGTGGTCGGAAGCGCTCGCCGCCGCCGCGCGCGGCCTGAGCGGCGCACGCGGCAACGCGGGTGTGCTGGTGGGCGGGCGGGTGACCGAGGAAGACGCCTACGCCTACACCAAATTCGCCCGCACCGTCCTGGCCACCAACGACATCGACTTCCGCGCCAGGCCGCATTCCGCGGAAGAGGCCGACTTCCTGGCCGCCCGCGTCGCCGGGCAGCCCGTCACGGTCGACTACGACAGCCTCGAACGCGCACCGATCGTGCTGCTGGCCGGCTTCGAGCCCGAAGAGGAATCCCCCATCGTGTACCTGCGGTTGCGCAAAGCCGCGCGCCGCCGCGGGCTCGCGGTGTTCTCGCTGGCGCCGTACGCCTCGCGCGGCCTGGGTCGGATGTCGGGCACGTTGCTGGCGACCGCTCCCGGCACGGAACCACACCTGCTCGACGCACTGCTCGACACCGGCGCCCTGCTCGACACCGGTGTCACGGCCGACATGCTCGTCGAGGGCGTCGACGCCGAGACGCTGCGCCGCGCCGCACGGCTGCTGCGCGAGCCCGGTGCGGTGATCATGGTCGGCGAGCGGCTGGCGACCGTACCCGGCGCACTGTCGGCGGCGGTGCGCCTGTCCGAGGAGACCGGAGCCGCCCTGGCGTGGGTGCCGCGACGAGCCGGTGAACGCGGCGCGATCGACGCGGGCGCCTTGCCCGGCCTGCTGCCGGGCGGTCGTCCGGTTTGTGACGCGCGGGCGCGCGAACAGGTCGGCGCGGTCTGGCGCTGCGGCGAACTGCCCGCCGCGCCCGGACGCGACACCGCGGGCATCCTCGCGTCGGCGCCGCGGCTCGGCGCACTCGTCGTCGGCGGTGTCGAACCCGCCGACCTGCCGGATCCGGCGGCGGCGCTGGCCGCGATCGAACAGGCGCCGTTCGTGGTGAGTCTGGAACTGCGCCGCGGCGAGGTCACCGATCGCGCCGATGTGGTGTTCCCGGTGGCCTCGGCGACCGAGAAGGCGGGCACCTTCCGCAACTGGGAGGGCCGGGCGCGCTCGTTCGACACCGTGCTCGCGGATTCGACGGTCCGCCGCACCTCCGCACCACTGTCGGATCTGCGGGTACTGCACGCGCTGGCCGCCGCCATGGGTTCGCCGCTCGGCCTGCCCGATACGGCTGCCGCGCGGGCCGAACTGACCACCCTCGGTGTCTGGGACGGGAAACCCTTCGCGCCACCGGCGCATCGCGCGCACCCGCCCACCCGCCCCGGCCCGGGCACGGCGGTGCTGGCGAGCTGGCGCATGCTGCTGGACAACGGCCGGATGCAGGACGGCGAGGAGAACCTCGCGGGCCTGGCACGCACCCCGGTGCTCCGCCTGTCCGCCGCCACCGCCGACGAGATCGGCGCGGCCATCGGAGATCTCGTGGAGGCGACGAGCGAGCGCGGCCGGATCATCCTGCCCCTGCAGATCACCGCCATGCCGGATCGGGTGGTGTGGGTGCCGATGAACTCCCCCGGTTCGGCGCTGAACGAACAGCTCGCCGTCACGGTGGGCAGCGTGGTCCGGCTACGCCGGGTGGAGCGCGCACCGGGCGCGACGACCGCGCGGGAGGACGATCATGTCTGA
- the nuoF gene encoding NADH-quinone oxidoreductase subunit NuoF, whose translation MSTPLTPVLSAHWDDPNAWTLENYLSRDGYRAVRKALRMDPDEVIQTIKDAGLRGRGGAGFPTGLKWGFIPQGPGPDGTTAPHYLVVNADESEPGTCKDIPLMLATPHTLVEGVIIAAYAIRANTAFIYLRGEVVPVLRRLRAAVDQAYAAGLLGRDILGSGFDLELIVHAGAGAYICGEETALLDSLEGRRGQPRLRPPFPAVAGLYACPTVVNNVESIASVPAVLANGTDWFRSMGSEKSPGFTLYSLSGHVTRPGQYEAPLGITLRELLDYAGGVRAGHRLKFWTPGGSSTPLFTDEHLDVPLDYEGVAAAGSMLGTKALQIFDETTCVVRAVLRWTEFYAHESCGKCTPCREGTYWLVQLMRRVENGEGTPADLDKLLDVSDSVLGKSFCALGDGAASPIMSSLKYFREEYAAHLHGAGCPFDPARATAWAETGGVR comes from the coding sequence ATGAGCACCCCGCTGACCCCCGTGCTGAGCGCGCACTGGGACGACCCGAACGCGTGGACCTTGGAGAACTATCTGAGCCGGGACGGCTACCGCGCGGTCCGCAAAGCCCTGCGGATGGATCCCGACGAGGTCATCCAGACCATCAAGGACGCGGGGCTGCGCGGACGCGGCGGCGCGGGCTTCCCCACCGGCCTGAAATGGGGATTCATCCCGCAGGGCCCCGGCCCGGATGGCACCACCGCACCGCATTACCTGGTGGTCAACGCCGACGAGTCCGAACCCGGCACCTGCAAAGACATTCCGCTCATGCTCGCCACCCCGCACACCTTGGTGGAAGGCGTGATCATCGCCGCCTACGCCATCCGCGCTAACACCGCCTTCATCTATCTGCGCGGTGAGGTCGTCCCGGTGTTGCGCCGCCTGCGCGCCGCGGTCGACCAGGCCTACGCCGCGGGCCTGCTCGGCCGCGACATCCTCGGCTCCGGCTTCGATCTGGAACTCATCGTGCACGCGGGCGCGGGCGCCTACATCTGCGGCGAGGAAACCGCGCTGCTGGATTCACTCGAGGGCAGGCGAGGCCAGCCTCGGCTGCGCCCGCCGTTCCCCGCGGTGGCCGGTCTCTACGCCTGCCCGACCGTGGTCAACAATGTCGAGTCCATCGCCAGCGTCCCGGCCGTCCTCGCCAACGGCACCGACTGGTTCCGGTCGATGGGCAGCGAGAAGTCCCCCGGCTTCACCCTCTACTCACTGTCCGGCCACGTCACCCGCCCCGGCCAGTACGAGGCCCCGCTGGGCATCACCTTGCGTGAGCTGCTCGACTACGCGGGCGGCGTACGCGCCGGACACCGGCTGAAGTTCTGGACACCGGGCGGATCGTCGACCCCGCTGTTCACCGACGAACACCTGGACGTGCCGCTGGACTACGAGGGGGTGGCCGCGGCCGGTTCCATGCTGGGCACCAAAGCGCTGCAGATCTTCGACGAAACGACCTGCGTGGTGCGCGCGGTGCTGCGCTGGACCGAGTTCTACGCCCACGAGTCCTGCGGCAAATGCACGCCGTGCCGGGAAGGCACCTACTGGTTGGTCCAGCTGATGCGCCGGGTCGAGAACGGCGAGGGAACTCCGGCCGACCTGGACAAGCTGCTCGACGTCAGCGACAGCGTCCTGGGCAAATCGTTCTGCGCACTCGGCGACGGCGCGGCCAGCCCGATCATGTCCTCGCTGAAGTACTTCCGCGAGGAATACGCCGCGCATCTCCACGGTGCGGGATGTCCGTTCGATCCCGCGCGCGCCACGGCGTGGGCCGAGACAGGAGGGGTGCGATGA
- the nuoE gene encoding NADH-quinone oxidoreductase subunit NuoE: MSDRQSEPILLQLTTPPEPYPADVRERLELDAKEIIARYPHPRSALLPLLHLVQSQDGYVTGTGIEFCAGQLDLTGAEVTAVATFYSMFRRTPTGDYHVGVCTNTLCAVLGGDAILAALTEHLQIAPGETTADGAVTVEHIECNAACDYAPVVMVNWEFFDNQTPESARALVDALRSGDQVRPSRGAPLCTFRETARILAGFRDERPGALDGEAGTATLAGLEVARERGMSAPRPDAPRPESGGAR, encoded by the coding sequence ATGAGCGACCGACAGTCCGAACCGATTCTGCTGCAACTGACCACACCACCCGAGCCGTACCCTGCCGACGTACGCGAACGCCTCGAACTCGACGCCAAGGAGATCATCGCCCGCTACCCGCATCCGCGCTCCGCGCTGCTGCCGCTGCTGCACCTGGTGCAGTCGCAGGACGGCTACGTCACCGGCACCGGCATCGAATTCTGCGCCGGGCAACTGGATCTGACCGGTGCGGAGGTGACCGCCGTGGCCACCTTCTACTCGATGTTCCGGCGCACCCCGACCGGCGACTACCACGTCGGCGTGTGCACCAACACACTGTGCGCGGTGCTGGGCGGCGACGCCATCCTGGCGGCCCTGACCGAACACCTGCAGATCGCGCCCGGAGAGACCACCGCCGACGGCGCCGTCACCGTCGAACACATCGAATGCAACGCGGCCTGCGATTACGCGCCGGTGGTGATGGTCAACTGGGAGTTCTTCGACAACCAGACCCCGGAGTCGGCGCGCGCGCTGGTCGACGCGCTGCGTTCGGGCGATCAGGTCCGGCCCAGTCGCGGCGCACCGCTGTGCACCTTCCGCGAGACCGCCCGCATCCTGGCCGGTTTCCGCGACGAGCGCCCCGGCGCCCTCGACGGCGAGGCGGGGACGGCGACGCTGGCCGGGCTGGAGGTGGCGCGCGAGCGTGGGATGAGCGCCCCCCGACCGGATGCTCCGCGACCGGAATCGGGAGGAGCGCGATGA
- the nuoD gene encoding NADH dehydrogenase (quinone) subunit D, with product MTVSGRDWDTVAETLGDAREERIVVNMGPQHPSTHGVLRLILEIEGETVVEARCGIGYLHTGIEKNLEFRNWTQGVTFVTRMDYLSPFYNETAYCLGVERLLGITEQIPERASVIRVLLMELNRISSHMVALATGGMELGALTPMLFGFRERELILDVFEIITGLRMNHAYIRPGGLAQDLPDDGVTKVRELLDIMPGRLRDMEHLLTENPIFKARTQDIGYLDLTGCMALGITGPVLRSTGLPHDLRRSQPYCGYENYEFDIPVTTGCDCYGRYLIRVEEMKESLKIVEQCLDRLRPGPVMVDDKKIAWPADLTLGTDGLGNSPAHIGRIMGTSMEGLIHHFKLVTEGIRVPPGQVYVAVESPRGELGVHMVSDGGTRPYRVHYRDPSFTNLQAVAAMCEGGMVADVIAAVASIDPVMGGVDR from the coding sequence ATCACCGTCTCCGGTCGGGACTGGGACACCGTCGCCGAAACACTCGGCGACGCCCGCGAAGAACGCATCGTCGTCAACATGGGCCCGCAGCATCCCTCCACGCACGGGGTGCTGCGGCTGATCCTCGAGATCGAGGGCGAAACGGTGGTGGAGGCCCGCTGCGGCATCGGCTACCTGCACACCGGCATCGAGAAGAACCTCGAATTCCGCAACTGGACCCAGGGCGTCACCTTCGTGACCCGCATGGACTACCTGTCGCCGTTCTACAACGAGACCGCCTATTGCCTCGGCGTGGAACGCCTGCTCGGCATCACCGAACAGATCCCCGAACGCGCCAGCGTCATCCGCGTACTGCTGATGGAACTCAACCGCATCTCCTCGCACATGGTGGCCCTGGCCACTGGCGGCATGGAGTTGGGCGCGTTGACGCCGATGCTGTTCGGTTTCCGCGAACGCGAGCTGATCCTCGACGTGTTCGAGATCATCACCGGCCTGCGGATGAACCACGCCTACATCCGTCCCGGCGGGCTGGCCCAGGATCTGCCCGACGACGGCGTCACCAAGGTGCGCGAACTGCTCGACATCATGCCGGGGCGGTTGCGCGACATGGAACATCTGCTCACCGAGAACCCGATCTTCAAGGCCCGCACCCAGGACATCGGCTACCTCGACCTCACCGGCTGCATGGCGCTCGGCATCACCGGACCGGTGCTGCGTTCCACCGGCCTGCCGCACGATCTGCGCAGATCCCAGCCGTATTGCGGGTACGAGAACTACGAATTCGACATTCCCGTCACCACCGGCTGCGACTGCTACGGCCGCTACCTGATCCGCGTCGAGGAGATGAAGGAATCGCTGAAGATCGTCGAGCAGTGCCTGGACCGGCTGCGTCCGGGCCCGGTGATGGTCGACGACAAGAAGATCGCCTGGCCGGCCGACCTCACCCTCGGCACCGACGGTCTGGGCAACTCCCCCGCCCACATCGGCCGCATCATGGGCACGTCGATGGAGGGCCTGATCCACCACTTCAAACTGGTCACCGAAGGCATCAGGGTGCCACCGGGCCAGGTGTACGTGGCAGTGGAGTCCCCGCGCGGCGAGCTCGGGGTGCACATGGTCAGCGACGGCGGCACCCGGCCCTACCGGGTGCACTATCGCGACCCTTCGTTCACGAATCTGCAAGCGGTGGCGGCGATGTGCGAGGGCGGCATGGTCGCCGACGTGATCGCCGCGGTCGCGAGCATCGACCCGGTGATGGGTGGTGTCGACCGATGA
- a CDS encoding NADH-quinone oxidoreductase subunit C — protein sequence MTFDVSDNTGPGDTASSGTGTGSGTGTGTNIPDPAVGPESTVPPTESEARGAEVIGVRRGMFGIRDSGDTSGYGRLVRPVLLPGSTPPPYGGYFDEIVDALTVALGGSGAGFAEAVEKIVVFRGELTLHVRREHLEPVARALRDDPALRFELCLGVNGVHYPEDTGRELHAVYQLRSITHNRTLRVETCAPDADPHIPSLFGVYPTTDWHERETYDFFGIVFDGHPSLTRIAMPDDWRGHPQRKDYPLGGIPVEYKGARIPPPDERRAYS from the coding sequence ATGACCTTCGATGTTTCCGACAACACCGGCCCCGGCGATACCGCGAGCTCCGGCACCGGCACCGGCTCCGGCACCGGCACCGGCACGAACATCCCCGATCCCGCAGTGGGCCCCGAATCGACCGTCCCGCCAACGGAATCGGAGGCGCGGGGCGCGGAGGTGATCGGCGTCCGCCGCGGTATGTTCGGCATCCGCGACAGCGGGGACACCTCCGGATACGGGCGTCTGGTCCGGCCGGTTCTGCTGCCGGGCAGCACCCCGCCGCCCTACGGCGGCTACTTCGACGAGATCGTCGACGCGCTGACCGTCGCGCTCGGCGGGAGCGGAGCCGGCTTCGCCGAGGCGGTGGAGAAGATCGTGGTCTTCCGGGGCGAACTGACCCTGCACGTGCGGCGCGAACACCTCGAGCCCGTCGCCCGCGCCCTGCGCGACGATCCGGCGTTGCGGTTCGAACTGTGCCTCGGCGTGAACGGCGTGCACTATCCCGAGGACACCGGCCGCGAACTGCACGCGGTCTACCAACTGCGCTCGATCACCCACAACCGCACCCTGCGCGTGGAAACCTGCGCACCGGACGCCGACCCGCACATCCCCTCGCTGTTCGGGGTGTACCCGACGACCGATTGGCACGAGCGCGAGACCTACGACTTCTTCGGCATCGTCTTCGACGGTCATCCGTCGCTGACCCGTATCGCCATGCCCGACGACTGGCGTGGTCACCCCCAGCGCAAGGACTACCCGCTCGGCGGGATCCCGGTCGAATACAAGGGCGCGCGCATCCCGCCGCCCGACGAGCGGAGGGCGTACAGCTAG
- a CDS encoding NuoB/complex I 20 kDa subunit family protein, whose translation MGLEDKLPSGFLLSTVEDFAGYLRKGSLWPATFGLACCAIEMMATGAGRYDLARFGMEAFRASPRQADLMIVAGRVSQKMAPVLRQVYDQMAEPKWVLAMGVCASSGGMFNNYAVVQGVDHVVPVDIYLPGCPPRPEMLLNAILALHEKIAHTPLGVNREEAVRAAEQAALAATPTIRMEGLLR comes from the coding sequence ATGGGTCTCGAGGACAAACTGCCCAGCGGATTCCTGCTGAGCACGGTAGAGGATTTCGCCGGATATCTACGCAAGGGCTCGCTGTGGCCCGCGACCTTCGGCCTGGCCTGCTGCGCCATCGAGATGATGGCCACCGGCGCGGGCCGTTACGACCTCGCGCGGTTCGGTATGGAGGCGTTCCGAGCCTCGCCCCGCCAGGCCGACCTGATGATCGTGGCCGGGCGGGTGAGCCAGAAGATGGCGCCGGTGCTGCGGCAGGTCTACGACCAGATGGCCGAGCCGAAATGGGTGCTCGCCATGGGCGTGTGCGCGTCCTCCGGCGGCATGTTCAACAACTACGCGGTGGTCCAGGGCGTCGATCACGTGGTCCCGGTCGACATCTATCTGCCGGGTTGCCCGCCGCGCCCGGAGATGCTGCTCAACGCGATCCTGGCGCTGCACGAGAAGATCGCGCACACCCCGCTCGGGGTGAACCGGGAGGAGGCGGTACGCGCCGCCGAGCAGGCCGCCCTCGCCGCCACGCCGACCATCCGCATGGAGGGGTTGCTGCGATGA
- a CDS encoding NADH-quinone oxidoreductase subunit A yields MNLETPTLVLGALAAAFAIFSIVLSALLGPKRYNRAKLEAYECGIEPTPHAVAGGPGNAAGQRFPVKYYLTAMLFIIFDIEIVFLYPWAVHFDALGLFGLAAMALFIVNVSVAYAYEWRRGGLSWD; encoded by the coding sequence GTGAACCTGGAAACGCCCACCCTCGTCCTCGGCGCGCTGGCCGCGGCTTTCGCGATCTTCTCGATCGTGCTCTCGGCGCTGCTCGGTCCCAAGCGCTACAACCGGGCCAAGCTGGAAGCCTACGAATGCGGTATCGAGCCGACCCCGCACGCGGTGGCCGGCGGGCCGGGAAACGCTGCCGGACAACGATTTCCGGTGAAGTACTACCTGACAGCGATGCTGTTCATCATCTTCGACATCGAGATCGTGTTCCTCTACCCGTGGGCCGTGCATTTCGACGCACTGGGTCTGTTCGGTCTCGCCGCCATGGCCTTGTTCATCGTCAACGTCTCGGTCGCCTACGCCTACGAATGGCGGCGCGGCGGGCTCAGCTGGGACTGA
- a CDS encoding response regulator transcription factor — MTDETRGTALRVLVYSNDADTRQQVMLAVGTRPHPDLPELEFLEVATAPSVIEQLDAGGIDLAVLDGEAAPAGGLGIAKQLKDELGDCPPILVLTGRPDDAWLAKWSRAEAAVAHPIDPLRLTESVVELLRNRHAA; from the coding sequence GTGACCGACGAGACGCGAGGTACCGCACTGCGGGTTCTGGTCTACAGCAACGACGCCGACACCCGGCAGCAGGTGATGCTCGCCGTCGGTACGCGCCCGCATCCCGACCTACCCGAACTCGAATTCCTCGAGGTCGCGACCGCACCGTCGGTGATCGAACAGCTGGATGCCGGGGGCATCGATCTGGCCGTTCTCGACGGCGAGGCGGCTCCCGCGGGCGGGCTCGGTATCGCCAAGCAGCTCAAGGACGAGTTGGGCGACTGTCCACCGATCCTGGTGCTCACCGGTCGCCCGGACGACGCCTGGCTGGCCAAGTGGTCGCGCGCCGAGGCCGCGGTTGCCCACCCCATCGATCCGCTGCGTCTCACCGAGTCGGTGGTGGAGTTGCTGCGCAACCGTCACGCCGCCTGA
- the dinB gene encoding DNA polymerase IV, translating into MFVSERENRLQPPTRSANSEREVRRDASILHADLDSFYASVEQRDDPSLRGLPVIVGGGVVLAASYEAKAFGVRTPMNGARALRLCPHAVVVPPRMSAYSAASKAVFEVFRDTTPMVEGISIDEAFLDVAGLRRIAGEPIDIARRLRARIRHDVGLPISVGIARTKFLAKVASAVAKPDGLRLVEPGQELEFLHPLPVERLWGVGEVTARTLRAHGVTRIGQLAELGEDGLRGIVAPAAARHLSALATARDPRRVETGQRRRSIGAQRALGRRHRAPEEIDSSLHGLLDRLGRRLRAADRVARTVVLRLRFDDFSRATRSHTLPAPTDDTAVLLAAARRLLCEAMPLIEERGLTLVGLALTNLADADPRQLTLPLEARPDNTLDRTLDDLRRRFGSSAVTRAALINRGEGLSVPLLPE; encoded by the coding sequence ATGTTCGTGTCCGAACGCGAGAATCGCCTCCAGCCGCCGACGAGGTCGGCGAATTCGGAGCGCGAGGTTCGCCGCGACGCCTCGATCCTGCACGCCGACCTGGACTCCTTCTACGCCTCCGTCGAACAGCGCGACGATCCGAGCCTGCGCGGGCTGCCGGTGATCGTCGGTGGCGGGGTCGTGCTCGCCGCCTCTTACGAGGCGAAGGCCTTCGGTGTGCGCACCCCGATGAACGGCGCGCGGGCACTGCGCTTGTGTCCGCATGCCGTCGTGGTGCCGCCGCGGATGAGCGCCTACTCGGCCGCGAGCAAGGCGGTGTTCGAGGTCTTCCGCGACACCACCCCGATGGTCGAGGGCATCTCCATCGACGAGGCGTTCCTGGATGTGGCAGGACTGCGCCGCATCGCGGGGGAACCCATCGACATCGCGCGCCGATTACGTGCCCGAATCCGCCACGACGTCGGGCTGCCCATCTCCGTCGGCATCGCGCGCACCAAATTTCTCGCCAAGGTGGCGAGCGCGGTCGCCAAACCGGACGGGTTGCGCCTGGTCGAGCCCGGACAGGAGCTCGAATTCCTGCATCCGCTGCCGGTGGAACGGCTCTGGGGCGTGGGCGAGGTGACCGCGCGGACCCTGCGCGCACACGGCGTCACCAGGATCGGGCAGCTCGCCGAACTCGGCGAAGACGGCCTGCGCGGCATAGTGGCCCCGGCCGCCGCGCGCCACCTTTCCGCGCTGGCCACGGCCCGCGATCCACGCCGCGTCGAGACCGGACAACGCAGGCGCTCGATCGGCGCGCAGCGGGCGCTCGGCCGCCGTCACCGCGCACCCGAGGAGATCGACTCCTCTCTGCACGGCCTCCTCGACCGGCTGGGCAGGCGATTGCGCGCCGCCGACCGGGTGGCGCGGACCGTGGTGCTGCGGTTGCGTTTCGACGATTTCTCCCGCGCCACCCGCTCGCACACGCTGCCCGCTCCCACCGACGACACCGCCGTCCTGCTGGCTGCCGCGCGGCGGTTGCTCTGCGAAGCCATGCCGCTGATCGAGGAGCGCGGTCTCACCCTCGTCGGCCTGGCGTTGACCAACCTCGCCGACGCCGACCCCCGCCAACTGACCCTGCCGCTCGAAGCCCGTCCCGACAACACCCTCGACCGGACCCTCGATGACCTGCGCCGACGTTTCGGCTCGTCGGCCGTCACCCGCGCCGCTCTCATCAACCGAGGCGAGGGCCTGTCGGTCCCGCTGCTGCCTGAGTGA
- a CDS encoding TetR/AcrR family transcriptional regulator: MPRLADHDARRRQITDAARRVIVRGGLEAATFQAVAAEAGISVRLVQYYFGTKKEFLLGTLKSVIDAMASRFIEQFESLGDDPDPRFALQTIGRALLPLDDLRRDEAQVLAAYQAARLTGSEPLPSETLAPARLLVETLAEHIGRARGYPAGDDSPDTQAAIGLDAELLSVLIPGLSQTVLSDFHTPERAAELLDHAIDRILGPAGPTSPREE, from the coding sequence GTGCCACGCTTGGCCGACCACGACGCACGGCGACGCCAGATCACCGATGCCGCACGCCGGGTCATCGTGCGCGGCGGCCTGGAGGCGGCGACCTTCCAGGCCGTCGCCGCCGAGGCAGGCATCTCGGTACGCCTGGTGCAGTACTACTTCGGGACGAAGAAGGAGTTCCTGCTCGGAACCCTGAAGTCCGTCATCGACGCGATGGCGTCCCGCTTCATCGAACAGTTCGAGAGCCTCGGCGACGACCCCGATCCCCGGTTCGCGTTGCAGACGATCGGACGCGCGCTCCTGCCCCTCGACGACCTCCGTCGCGACGAGGCCCAGGTCCTCGCCGCCTATCAGGCCGCCCGGCTGACCGGATCCGAACCGCTTCCCAGCGAGACGCTCGCACCTGCCCGGTTGCTGGTGGAGACCTTGGCCGAACACATCGGCCGCGCGCGGGGGTACCCCGCCGGTGACGATTCCCCGGACACGCAGGCCGCGATCGGACTCGATGCCGAGCTGCTCAGCGTGTTGATCCCGGGACTCTCGCAAACGGTGCTGAGCGACTTCCACACCCCCGAACGAGCCGCCGAACTGCTCGACCACGCCATCGATCGAATCCTCGGCCCGGCGGGCCCGACATCGCCACGCGAGGAATGA